One Oncorhynchus keta strain PuntledgeMale-10-30-2019 chromosome 11, Oket_V2, whole genome shotgun sequence DNA window includes the following coding sequences:
- the LOC118390398 gene encoding LRRN4 C-terminal-like protein: MSANKDCPPLLIILLLALLNGSSSFAAPSDVSWTNHTATLPLRPNGDMYDLLQLHSDDYYDMFTDPPSHPPLAPSQGTNPQPCDYDPCRELQPPCAQLASSSGCLCPGVSGPHAAPEAPYLKRLSMDGSGVVVQWCAPFSFVTHYEVVVGALEPLLFGVDQRSGTVMGMGQGAEVCVVAVNYAGVSERQEGSCTMYEPPGDSSVALKAGLIGGALGLLLLLSLAVLLWRHRARRKADARITQATEETL, encoded by the coding sequence ATGTCCGCCAATAAGGATTGTCCACCTCTACTGATAATCCTCTTACTGGCCCTTCTTAATGGCTCCTCCTCCTTTGCCGCACCTTCTGACGTCTCATGGACCAACCACACAGCCACCCTGCCTCTGAGGCCAAACGGAGACATGTACGACCTGTTGCAGCTCCACTCAGATGACTACTACGATATGTTTACTGATCCACCCAGTCACCCCCCACTTGCCCCCTCACAGGGCACCAATCCTCAACCCTGTGACTATGACCCCTGCCGGGAGCTACAGCCTCCCTGTGCCCAGCTGGCATCCTCCAGCGGCTGCCTGTGTCCGGGGGTGAGTGGGCCCCATGCGGCCCCAGAGGCCCCCTACCTGAAGAGACTGTCTATGGACGGCTCAGGAGTTGTGGTTCAGTGGTGTGCACCCTTTTCTTTCGTGACCCATTATGAGGTGGTGGTGGGTGCGCTGGAGCCCTTGCTGTTTGGTGTAGACCAGAGGAGTGGTACTGTGATGGGGATGGGGCAGGGGGCAGAGGTGTGTGTGGTGGCGGTGAATTATGCAGGAGTCAGTGAGCGTCAGGAGGGGTCCTGTACGATGTACGAGCCCCCTGGGGACAGCAGTGTGGCCCTCAAAGCTGGGCTGATCGGAGGGGCCCTGGGGCTCCTGTTGCTCCTCTCACTGGCTGTCCTGCTCTGGAGGCACAGGGCTCGGAGAAAAGCAGATGCCAGGATCACCCAGGCCACAGAGGAAACACTATGA